One region of Osmia lignaria lignaria isolate PbOS001 chromosome 7, iyOsmLign1, whole genome shotgun sequence genomic DNA includes:
- the LOC117604391 gene encoding mitochondrial 2-oxoglutarate/malate carrier protein isoform X1: MLLITNNDDRKVSPFVNFIIGGLSGAAGQTATHPFDVFKVRMQVSKASLSQTIRVSLKHVGIQSFYIGWTASILRQLTYSTARLGMYTTLYDLAQGYFGRLNYPTMVSIGMLSGVVGAFVGTPTDLVLIRMIADVNLPPEKRRNYNNAIVGLIDIWKTEGTRGLWRGAVPTMTRAAIVNGTQLGTYSRAKLMLIDTGHFEEGVILQFLAAMISGLVMCTASLPVDVAKTRIQNWNLPTKPPGIVGMMISIVRNESVTSLWRGFLPYYCRAAPNAVITMICMDQLHRMYLEFFKPSTE; encoded by the exons ATGTTATTGATAACTAACAATGATGATCGTAAAGTATCCCCTTTCGTCAACTTTATCATCGGTGGATTATCTGG TGCCGCAGGGCAGACTGCCACCCATCCGTTCGATGTGTTCAAGGTACGAATGCAAGTATCGAAAGCTTCATTGAGTCAAACGATACGCGTTTCTTTGAAACACGTTGGAATACAAAGTTTTTACATTGGTTGGACTGCTAGTATTCTTCGTCAATTAACATACAGTACTGCTAGGCTTGGAATGTATACCACGTTGTACGACCTTGCCCA AGGATACTTTGGACGTTTGAATTATCCTACGATGGTCAGTATTGGAATGTTGTCTGGTGTCGTGGGCGCATTTGTTGGAACCCCAACCGATTTGGTTCTGATTCGTATGATAGCCGATGTAAACTTGCCTCCAG AGAAACGAAGGAATTATAACAACGCGATTGTCGGGCTGATAGACATTTGGAAAACAGAAGGTACACGTGGATTGTGGAGAGGAGCTGTGCCAACAATGACCCGAGCTGCGATCGTGAATGGAACACAGCTGGGTACATACAGCAGAGCGAAGTTAATGTTGATTGATACAG GTCATTTCGAGGAGGGTGTAATATTGCAGTTTCTTGCGGCTATGATATCCGGCCTGGTGATGTGCACAGCCTCACTTCCGGTGGACGTAGCCAAAACTAG AATACAAAATTGGAATTTACCAACAAAACCGCCAGGAATTGTGGGTATGATGATTAGCATCGTGCGGAATGAAAGTGTAACATCGTTGTGGAGAGGATTTTTACCTTATTATTGTAGAGCAGCACCCAATGCTGTAATAACTATGATATGTATGGATCAATTGCATCGTATGTACCTTGAATTCTTTAAACCGTCCACTGAATAA
- the LOC117604391 gene encoding mitochondrial 2-oxoglutarate/malate carrier protein isoform X2 produces MQVSKASLSQTIRVSLKHVGIQSFYIGWTASILRQLTYSTARLGMYTTLYDLAQGYFGRLNYPTMVSIGMLSGVVGAFVGTPTDLVLIRMIADVNLPPEKRRNYNNAIVGLIDIWKTEGTRGLWRGAVPTMTRAAIVNGTQLGTYSRAKLMLIDTGHFEEGVILQFLAAMISGLVMCTASLPVDVAKTRIQNWNLPTKPPGIVGMMISIVRNESVTSLWRGFLPYYCRAAPNAVITMICMDQLHRMYLEFFKPSTE; encoded by the exons ATGCAAGTATCGAAAGCTTCATTGAGTCAAACGATACGCGTTTCTTTGAAACACGTTGGAATACAAAGTTTTTACATTGGTTGGACTGCTAGTATTCTTCGTCAATTAACATACAGTACTGCTAGGCTTGGAATGTATACCACGTTGTACGACCTTGCCCA AGGATACTTTGGACGTTTGAATTATCCTACGATGGTCAGTATTGGAATGTTGTCTGGTGTCGTGGGCGCATTTGTTGGAACCCCAACCGATTTGGTTCTGATTCGTATGATAGCCGATGTAAACTTGCCTCCAG AGAAACGAAGGAATTATAACAACGCGATTGTCGGGCTGATAGACATTTGGAAAACAGAAGGTACACGTGGATTGTGGAGAGGAGCTGTGCCAACAATGACCCGAGCTGCGATCGTGAATGGAACACAGCTGGGTACATACAGCAGAGCGAAGTTAATGTTGATTGATACAG GTCATTTCGAGGAGGGTGTAATATTGCAGTTTCTTGCGGCTATGATATCCGGCCTGGTGATGTGCACAGCCTCACTTCCGGTGGACGTAGCCAAAACTAG AATACAAAATTGGAATTTACCAACAAAACCGCCAGGAATTGTGGGTATGATGATTAGCATCGTGCGGAATGAAAGTGTAACATCGTTGTGGAGAGGATTTTTACCTTATTATTGTAGAGCAGCACCCAATGCTGTAATAACTATGATATGTATGGATCAATTGCATCGTATGTACCTTGAATTCTTTAAACCGTCCACTGAATAA
- the LOC117604390 gene encoding mitochondrial 2-oxoglutarate/malate carrier protein has protein sequence MSNQGDDEKKKPGKLPPLFTFLNAGFCGMAATCFVHPMDVIKNRIQVQKEKASIASIISSIYKNEGILKFYSGLSAGLVRQATYTTVRLGIYNQLQEYWRHNHPERPGFGVLALMAGTAGATGAFVGTPAEVALVRMSADGRLPKEQRRNYKNVFHAFSKIAKDEGVTTLWRGSVATMGRAIVVNISQLATYSHIKMLIATKLQMSDGPLLYFCASMLSGFLTVLNSMPFDVAKTRVQIIKTTKKPPGLIPMMVSIARNEGILALWKGFLPTYCRIGPHTVLTLLFNEQITKLYRRYMM, from the exons atgtcTAACCAAGGTGATGATGAGAAGAAGAAGCCGGGAAAGCTACCCCCTTTATTCACTTTCCTAAATGCTGGATTTTGCgg CATGGCTGCAACCTGTTTCGTTCATCCTATGGATGTAATCAAAAATCGAATTCAAGTACAAAAGGAGAAAGCCTCAATCGCGTCCATAATTAGTTCAATATATAAAAACgaaggaattttgaaattctattcGGGCTTAAGTGCTGGTCTCGTACGACAAGCAACGTATACTACCGTCAGACTTGGTATATATAATCAACTACAAGAATATTGGAG ACACAATCATCCTGAGCGTCCTGGTTTCGGAGTATTGGCGCTAATGGCGGGAACAGCGGGAGCTACTGGAGCATTCGTCGGTACACCGGCGGAAGTGGCCCTTGTACGGATGTCAGCTGATGGCAGATTACCAAAAG AACAAAGAAGAAACTACAAGAACGTGTTTCATGCATTTAGTAAAATAGCGAAGGACGAAGGAGTTACTACTCTTTGGAGAGGAAGTGTGGCTACAATGGGGAGAGCTATCGTTGTTAATATATCTCAGCTTGCAACTTACAGTCATATCAAGATGTTGATAGCCACGAAAC TGCAGATGTCGGATGGTCCTTTACTCTACTTCTGTGCGTCAATGTTATCAGGATTCCTCACTGTTCTTAATTCCATGCCATTTGATGTAGCTAAAACCAG ggtacaaattataaaaacaaCGAAAAAACCACCTGGTCTAATACCAATGATGGTATCCATTGCTAGAAACGAAGGTATATTGGCACTTTGGAAAGGTTTCTTGCCCACCTACTGCAGAATAGGACCGCACACAGTTTTAACGTTATTATTCAATGAACAAATTACTAAGCTGTACAGGCGATACATGATGTAG
- the LOC117604389 gene encoding uncharacterized protein LOC117604389 isoform X1: MVQTQVIQHVVPNVCYRKPKKPMKNVKTNYTQIQKNCMKKKAPVSHPQNTTCEPVSCTKEKKTEKEQKESDEVKEENDVEDKKEDHEKVKKENHEEIRKFTTAVEDIKKRRREERLAKQKQADEERERFVKNAEEKKAAERAEIIKEAKRIIFYRKPMCRRINQGLVVSECLRELEEQLKFRETIKNIDKEAERAYVKSLRDDLAKYEEETKKKADAYLEKRRNYATELRMQIEEIQRSTKAEENRKFQAEKQELLDTNKYLADAKEREMQELLNKKQRLSQFFKDAIEEKKQFDLKLKYEEAFEDRAIEIYQKAKARIRKAHKEMILKEKKERERRGDETGEKFRLLVLSREDNLEKNFKRAVEEQEAEFQEKERIRKERDLRMKKEVQDFKTETAIAKSKLLQEENDLKTWEVMQRFKKAQCDKETEVEERKRNWNKKMEYAKSLKKYISEKDAEKEQEKLAENKVNDMSEKIIDKENKRVLDYADEVLNESKGVRPLFPILKAVEDCKKEMGLLPAKKREETLVDTKPKKRRVPRVCTKLVPEDKICYL, translated from the exons ATGGTGCAAACTCAAGTCATTCAGCACGTGGTGCCTAATGTCTGTTACCGGAAACCAAAGAAACCaatgaaaaatgttaaa ACAAATTACACACAGATACAAAAGAACTGCATGAAAAAGAAAGCACCTGTATCACACCCTCAAAATACAACTTGTGAGCCTGTTTCCTgtacaaaggaaaagaaaaccgAGAAGGAACAGAAAGAATCAGACGAAGTTAAAGAAGAGAATgatgtagaagataaaaaagagGATcatgaaaaagttaaaaaagagAATcatgaagaaataagaaaatttacaaCTGCTGTGGAG GATattaagaagagaagaagagaagagcgACTGGCAAAGCAAAAACAAGCTGACGAAGAAAGAGAACGGTTCGTTAAAAATGCTGAAGAAAAGAAAGCTGCTGAAAGAgcagaaataataaaagaagcgaaaagaataattttttaccGGAAACCAATGTGTCGGCGAATTAATCAGGGTCTCGTGGTTTCCGAG TGCTTAAGAGAATTGGAGGAACAACTTAAATTTCGGGAAACTATTAAAAATATAGATAAAGAGGCGGAAAGGGCTTATGTAAAATCGCTAAGAGATGATCTGGCGAAGTatgaagaagaaacgaaaaagaaagcGGATGCTTATCttgagaaacgaagaaattatGCTACAGAATTAAGGATGCA AATCGAAGAAATTCAAAGATCAACGAAAgctgaagaaaatagaaaattccaGGCTGAAAAACAAGAACTATTagatacaaataaatatttggcCGATGCTAAGGAACGCGAAATGCAAGAA TTGTTGAACAAGAAACAAAGACTGAGTCAATTTTTCAAAGACGCGATCGAAGAGAAGAAGCAATTCGATTTGAAACTTAAATACGAGGAGGCATTCGAAGATCGAGCGattgaaatttatcaaaagGCTAAAGCACGAATCAGAAAAGCACATAAGGAGATGATActgaaggagaagaaagaaagagaacgtAGAGGAGATGAAACAG GTGAAAAATTCCGGTTATTAGTACTCTCTCGAGAAGACAATTTAGAGAAGAATTTCAAAAGAGCCGTGGAAGAGCAAGAGGCGGAATTCCAAGAAAAGGAGAGGATTCGAAAAGAACGTGATCTAAGAATGAAAAAGGAAGTGCAAGATTTTAAAACGGAAACAGCGATCGCCAAATCGAAGCTTCTTCAAGAagaaaatgatttgaaaacttgGGAAGTGATGCAAAGATTTAAGAAGGCTCAGTGCGACAAAGAAACGGAAGTCGAGGAACGGAAACGAAATTGGAATAAAAAGATGGAATACGCTAAATCGTTGAAGAAATATATC AGTGAAAAGGATGCTGAAAAGGAACAAGAAAAGCTTGCTGAAAATAAAGTTAACGACATGAgtgaaaaaattattgataaagaAAATAAGAGGGTTCTTGATTATGCTGATGAAGTGTTGAATGAATCCAAAGGTGTTAGACCATTGTTTCCAATTCTCAAAGCAGTGGAg gATTGCAAGAAAGAAATGGGTCTATTACCagcgaaaaaaagagaagaaacatTGGTTGATACAAAGCCTAAAAAAAGAAGAGTTCCACGTGTTTGCACGAAACTTGTTCCTGAAGACAAGATTTGTTACTTGTAG
- the LOC117604389 gene encoding uncharacterized protein LOC117604389 isoform X2 codes for MVQTQVIQHVVPNVCYRKPKKPMKNVKIQKNCMKKKAPVSHPQNTTCEPVSCTKEKKTEKEQKESDEVKEENDVEDKKEDHEKVKKENHEEIRKFTTAVEDIKKRRREERLAKQKQADEERERFVKNAEEKKAAERAEIIKEAKRIIFYRKPMCRRINQGLVVSECLRELEEQLKFRETIKNIDKEAERAYVKSLRDDLAKYEEETKKKADAYLEKRRNYATELRMQIEEIQRSTKAEENRKFQAEKQELLDTNKYLADAKEREMQELLNKKQRLSQFFKDAIEEKKQFDLKLKYEEAFEDRAIEIYQKAKARIRKAHKEMILKEKKERERRGDETGEKFRLLVLSREDNLEKNFKRAVEEQEAEFQEKERIRKERDLRMKKEVQDFKTETAIAKSKLLQEENDLKTWEVMQRFKKAQCDKETEVEERKRNWNKKMEYAKSLKKYISEKDAEKEQEKLAENKVNDMSEKIIDKENKRVLDYADEVLNESKGVRPLFPILKAVEDCKKEMGLLPAKKREETLVDTKPKKRRVPRVCTKLVPEDKICYL; via the exons ATGGTGCAAACTCAAGTCATTCAGCACGTGGTGCCTAATGTCTGTTACCGGAAACCAAAGAAACCaatgaaaaatgttaaa ATACAAAAGAACTGCATGAAAAAGAAAGCACCTGTATCACACCCTCAAAATACAACTTGTGAGCCTGTTTCCTgtacaaaggaaaagaaaaccgAGAAGGAACAGAAAGAATCAGACGAAGTTAAAGAAGAGAATgatgtagaagataaaaaagagGATcatgaaaaagttaaaaaagagAATcatgaagaaataagaaaatttacaaCTGCTGTGGAG GATattaagaagagaagaagagaagagcgACTGGCAAAGCAAAAACAAGCTGACGAAGAAAGAGAACGGTTCGTTAAAAATGCTGAAGAAAAGAAAGCTGCTGAAAGAgcagaaataataaaagaagcgaaaagaataattttttaccGGAAACCAATGTGTCGGCGAATTAATCAGGGTCTCGTGGTTTCCGAG TGCTTAAGAGAATTGGAGGAACAACTTAAATTTCGGGAAACTATTAAAAATATAGATAAAGAGGCGGAAAGGGCTTATGTAAAATCGCTAAGAGATGATCTGGCGAAGTatgaagaagaaacgaaaaagaaagcGGATGCTTATCttgagaaacgaagaaattatGCTACAGAATTAAGGATGCA AATCGAAGAAATTCAAAGATCAACGAAAgctgaagaaaatagaaaattccaGGCTGAAAAACAAGAACTATTagatacaaataaatatttggcCGATGCTAAGGAACGCGAAATGCAAGAA TTGTTGAACAAGAAACAAAGACTGAGTCAATTTTTCAAAGACGCGATCGAAGAGAAGAAGCAATTCGATTTGAAACTTAAATACGAGGAGGCATTCGAAGATCGAGCGattgaaatttatcaaaagGCTAAAGCACGAATCAGAAAAGCACATAAGGAGATGATActgaaggagaagaaagaaagagaacgtAGAGGAGATGAAACAG GTGAAAAATTCCGGTTATTAGTACTCTCTCGAGAAGACAATTTAGAGAAGAATTTCAAAAGAGCCGTGGAAGAGCAAGAGGCGGAATTCCAAGAAAAGGAGAGGATTCGAAAAGAACGTGATCTAAGAATGAAAAAGGAAGTGCAAGATTTTAAAACGGAAACAGCGATCGCCAAATCGAAGCTTCTTCAAGAagaaaatgatttgaaaacttgGGAAGTGATGCAAAGATTTAAGAAGGCTCAGTGCGACAAAGAAACGGAAGTCGAGGAACGGAAACGAAATTGGAATAAAAAGATGGAATACGCTAAATCGTTGAAGAAATATATC AGTGAAAAGGATGCTGAAAAGGAACAAGAAAAGCTTGCTGAAAATAAAGTTAACGACATGAgtgaaaaaattattgataaagaAAATAAGAGGGTTCTTGATTATGCTGATGAAGTGTTGAATGAATCCAAAGGTGTTAGACCATTGTTTCCAATTCTCAAAGCAGTGGAg gATTGCAAGAAAGAAATGGGTCTATTACCagcgaaaaaaagagaagaaacatTGGTTGATACAAAGCCTAAAAAAAGAAGAGTTCCACGTGTTTGCACGAAACTTGTTCCTGAAGACAAGATTTGTTACTTGTAG
- the LOC117604395 gene encoding enhancer of split m7 protein, with protein MQMHEQMMMIDGQEQPISRTYQYRKVMKPMLERKRRARINRCLDELKDLMVTALAGDGENVAKLEKADILELTVRHLHKLQRQQRLSANPVIDADRFRAGYTHCANEVSRCLAATPGVDVALGTKLMTHLGHKLNSMDKTGPLTIHVAAPQSSPSSSSELSSDEYSMPLTPASSQPSPVRTDVEGISQSHQGLLQVAKPNEPIWRPW; from the exons ATGCAGATGCACGAGCAAATGATGATGATCGATGGACAGGAGCAGCCTATATCCAGGACTTATCAATACAGAAAG GTGATGAAACCTATGCTTGAACGCAAACGTCGGGCAAGGATCAACCGGTGCCTGGACGAACTGAAGGACCTGATGGTGACTGCTCTGGCAGGCGACGGTGAGAACGTTGCTAAACTGGAGAAGGCTGACATCCTGGAGCTGACCGTCCGTCATCTTCACAAACTCCAAAGGCAGCAAAGACTTTCCGCGAACCCGGTGATCGACGCTGATCGCTTCAGAGCTGGGTACACGCATTGCGCCAACGAAGTCAGCCGTTGTCTAGCAGCCACTCCCGGCGTCGACGTCGCTCTGGGAACCAAACTGATGACCCACTTGGGACACAAACTGAACTCCATGGACAAAACTGGACCTTTGACCATCCACGTGGCAGCGCCTCAATCTTCTCCATCATCCAGCAGCGAACTGAGCTCGGACGAATACTCCATGCCTCTGACTCCGGCCTCCAGTCAACCTTCTCCGGTGCGAACGGACGTCGAGGGCATCTCGCAGAGCCACCAAGGTCTTCTACAGGTCGCCAAACCCAACGAGCCGATCTGGAGACCCTGGTAA